One window of Miscanthus floridulus cultivar M001 unplaced genomic scaffold, ASM1932011v1 os_1406_1_2, whole genome shotgun sequence genomic DNA carries:
- the LOC136534008 gene encoding uncharacterized protein: MDRGSSLNILYINTLNAMHIPRSKLCLASSPFHRVILGAQAYPLRQIDLPVMFGSRANFFSEVLTFKVVEFLGSYHAILGWPCNTNFMAIPNYTYLKLKMLRPNGVITMSSAFSHAFT; the protein is encoded by the coding sequence atggacagaggcagtagcctcaacatcctctacatcaacACCCTCAACGCCATGCACATCCCTCGATCGAAGCTCTGCCtggcgagctctcccttccatagaGTGATCctgggagcgcaggcatacccactcaggcagatcgacctgcctgtcATGTTCGGCAGCCGAGCCAACTTCTTCTCAGAGGttctcaccttcaaagtggtggaaTTTCTAggatcctaccacgccatcttgggctGGCCATGCAACACCAatttcatggcaatccccaactacacctacctcaagttgaagatgttgAGACCGAACGgtgtcatcaccatgagcagcgccttctcgcatgccttcacatGA